From a region of the Alosa sapidissima isolate fAloSap1 chromosome 9, fAloSap1.pri, whole genome shotgun sequence genome:
- the LOC121719577 gene encoding putative protein TPRXL: protein MLCSFQKRFATFSKYLQRDQSGLSHKVIESARGGMCASTGRYSLCDEDQSGVVTVTVTVCNLTLGDAGGYRCCANTRSFQDPCHMIWLDVHNQSTTTLTPLVPTVNSEASHSSSSPASSMSSSSSSSSLSPPPPSLSLLSSHTTASALPEQSTTTNSPTTKSQKRDTGEYVNTCHTAIHNHPQMGPSVCSKANITPGTGNANLNYANNPETVFFIRLGTPTPTEPVYQPLCYPTTPADTDDYLSLNPATAVSSTGQGSPLYLSLDSHASLSDTIYDSLQ from the exons ATGCTGTGTTCCTTCCAGAAGCGGTTTGCAACCTTCTCCAAGTACCTCCAGAGAGACCAAAGCGGCCTCTCACACAAGGTCATCGAGTCTGCCCGCGGAGGAATGTGCGCGTCGACGGGCAGATACTCTCTCTGCGATGAAGACCAGAGCGGCGTGGTGACTGTGACCGTCACCGTCTGCAACTTGACACTAGGGGACGCTGGCGGTTACCGATGTTGTGCAAACACAAGATCATTTCAAGACCCGTGTCACATGATCTGGCTCGACGTCCATAATcaat CTACGACAACGCTGACACCACTAGTTCCTACAGTAAACTCAGAGGCTTCACACTCTTCATCTTCACCGGCATCATcaatgtcatcatcatcatcatcatcctccttgtcaccaccaccaccatcactatcGTTACTGTCATCACATACAA caGCATCAGCTCTCCCTGAACAGTCCACCACAACAAATAGTCCAACCACAAAATCTCAAAAAAGG GACACTGGTGAGTATGTGAACACTTGTCACACTGCCATTCACAACCACCCTCAGATGGGCCCGTCAGTGTGCTCTAAGGCAAATATCACACCAGGAACTGGAAAC GCTAATCTGAACTACGCAAACAACCCTGAGACTGTTTTCTTCATTCGCCTGGGAACCCCCACCCCAACCGAGCCCGTCTACCAGCCCCTGTGCTACCCCACCACCCCTGCAGACACAGACGACTACTTGAGCCTCAACCCGGCCACCGCTGTGTCCAGCACAGGCCAGGGGAGCCCTCTGTATCTAAGCCTGGACTCCCACGCCAGCCTGTCAGACACCATCTATGATAGCCTGCAGTGA
- the LOC121719549 gene encoding uncharacterized protein LOC121719549, which translates to MKHHLVLATACYLAIGWSWVSSLRVTGLEGETVHIRCPHTAETADKDKYFCRGESRYRCRDILLTERGTVTTLDERFSLTFDPTVGEHQQSAAAAVQIRDLRANDSGTYWCGSDRRSRYRDYVQVHLSVGRRREKEHGTTQNPSTPLVAKLHPRPPTPPGMSLTIIISISVLAAFVFTVTGLTIIRLRGKHTEGTYISNVPGTKFAIDDYENNGQDKSITELTSVYQSQHLNFTQPDAVYQHLNPNTTQPDAVYQRLNPNTTQPDGVYQSLNPITTQPNAVYHSLNPNTTQPESLYQTLVHNPDQGDSTYQSLHPNSTQHNPIYLNQ; encoded by the exons ATGAAGCACCACCTGGTCCTCGCCACCGCCTGCTACCTGGCCATAG GCTGGTCCTGGGTCTCATCACTCAGGGTCACTGGCCTGGAAGGAGAGACCGTTCACATTCGCTGCCCACACACAGCGGAGACCGCCGACAAAGACAAGTACTTCTGCAGAGGGGAGAGCCGCTACCGCTGCCGCGACATCCTTCTGACAGAACGCGGAACCGTGACCACGCTCGACGAGAGGTTCtccctgacctttgaccccacgGTGGGAGAGCATCAGCagtcggcggcggcggcggtgcaGATCAGGGATCTTCGCGCTAACGATTCGGGAACCTACTGGTGCGGGTCAGACCGACGCAGCCGCTACAGGGACTACGTGCAGGTCCACCTGTCTGTGG GACGACGCAGGGAAAAGGAACATGGGACCACACAAAACCCCTCCACTCCTCTGGTGGCCAAGCTCCACCCAAGACCTCCAACCCCACCCG GCATGTCTCTTACCATCATCATCTCCATATCTGTGTTGGCTGCTTTCGTCTTCACGGTCACTGGCCTGACCATCATCCGGCTCCGTGGCAAACACACAGAGG GGACATACATCTCAAATGTCCCAGGAACCAAATTT GCCATTGACGATTATGAGAATAATGGTCAGGATAAAAGCATCACCGAGTTGACTTCAGTCTACCAGAGCCAGCATCTCAACTtcacccaacctgatgcagtttaccagcacctgaaccccaacaccacccaacctgatgcagtttaccagcgcctgaaccccaacaccacccaaccagATGGAGTCtaccagagcctgaaccccaTCACCACCCAACCTAATGCAGTTTACCAtagcctgaaccccaacaccacccaacctgaaTCACTTTATCAAACCCTGGTCCACAACCCTGACCAGGGAGATTCAACCTACCAGAGCCTTCACCCCAATAGCACCCAACACAACCCTATTTACCTAAACCAGTAG
- the LOC121719578 gene encoding uncharacterized protein LOC121719578, with the protein MAGEQVSKNNTQHPSEVQQSKAGGNIQPPSNITGLRVQLPTFIKKSTTAGIGAVTGEEIPPPKTSENGTVGSISASLAVLLFGVVLLILFLVRKKCHRGYGRTQSRMSTRAGNHTEVAPADGVYEEVKEDGRPSRLTRPGCLYTPHQTDDHTYRHVTCSAPACRRPLVQHASYSVIQIHAFPSDELADRKGQLPTIPCDDPAYSLLQSPKMTPDDSACSAGEPRDFLVDDPGYSTVQSRTITTSSGDTVYSTLQLDTVVIPNV; encoded by the exons ATGGCTGGAGAGCAAGTCAGTaagaacaacacacaacatccatcTGAGGTTCAGCAGAGCAAGGCAGGTGGAAATATCCAGCCACCTTCTAACATCA CTGGTCTCCGAGTTCAACTTCCCACATTCATAAAAAAATCAACAACAGCAGGGATAGGAGCAGTGACTGGAGAGGAAATCCCTCCCCCAAAAACTTCTGAAAATG gCACTGTTGGGAGCATTTCAGCTTCTCTGGCTGTGCTGCTGTTTGGCGTTGTTCTCTTGATTCTTTTCCTGGTCAGGAAGAAATGTCACAGAG GGTATGgacgcacacagagcaggaTGAGCACTCGTGCAGGAAACCACACTGAG GTGGCCCCAGCCGATGGCGTTTACGAGGAGGTCAAGGAAGATGGCCGCCCCTCACGACTGACCAGGCCTGGCTGCCTCTATACCCCACACCAGACGGATGACCACACATACCGCCACGTTACCTGCTCGGCCCCTGCTTGTCGTCGACCCCTCGTACAACATGCCTCCTACAGTGTAATTCAAATACACGCCTTCCCATCTGATGAGCTGGCTGACCGTAAAGGTCAGTTACCCACAATCCCTTGCGATGACCCCGCGTACAGCCTCCTTCAATCACCCAAAATGACTCCTGATGATTCTGCATGCAGTGCTGGGGAGCCAAGGGACTTCCTGGTTGATGACCCTGGTTACAGTACTGTTCAATCACGCACGATCACGACTTCCTCTGGCGACACTGTGTACAGCACTCTTCAACTGGACACAGTTGTCATTCCTAATGTCTAA
- the LOC121719465 gene encoding uncharacterized protein LOC121719465 isoform X1 yields MTQEIKEAILQVLPTLAEDTLSLLLTRLNSIGVDRKSDLQYVKEEDLSEHLRPIESRKLLNKWSTDGQLRCAENLQSDNSQSDSTRSPCRLDSSSSSFSSSPTSTNSSTSTVDIDSWPDCFKVPWGKMPHAISMAVHSQKRPAPRDRREMVRIIVDEMRVIEANPSRSDCFSVAKKIVRQYPKSFADVLKDGTKIGSGYASLVNQIKSRVEHLNRDNVTARRRRGKTLPSSSTTKSTKGPSDQYGCISWQPECPTGETEDSLKGKKEQMQEMFSREGPVGGERGCVDQLMHVTYYLQRKSINASPPHTIAELRKDWPYLFTQKGLYSHFQHLTDIPILEKMEGAIAEKGKMILQFYRQKPTNSEVKQVLSMFEASGSTIVGPCVILCLMAHFKENPDGLLLQVDETATPADVERLPLPDAPRLVIQGNKFVSNKWMLTIEKQVVMTPHSSFTAGLATLFATLYTFNLEYQEEASCVLEFIQRCFVGINPDTGSKASSGKKKRHTINVKVCTLLRKLMDFDWLGF; encoded by the exons ATGACTCAAGAAATAAAGGAGGCAATCCTGCAGGTATTACCTACATTAGCAGAGGATACCCTGTCTTTGCTGCTGACCAGACTTAACAGCATTGGCGTGGACCGCAAGTCGGATTTGCAATATGTGAAGGAGGAGGATCTGTCAGAACATCTTCGACCTATAGAATCGCGAAAACTGCTAAACAAATGGAGCACCGATG ggcagctgaggtgtgctGAAAATTTACAAAGTGACAATTCACAATCAGACTCCACACGTAGTCCATGCAGACTGGattcatcctcctcatccttctcATCCAGCCCAACCAGCACAAATAGCAGCACCAGCACAGTCGACATAGACTCTTGGCCAGACTGTTTTAAAGTTCCTTGGGGCAAAATGCCTCATGCCATATCAATGGCTGTGCATTCACAAAAGCGCCCAGCTCCAAGAGACCGAAGAGAAATGGTCCGGATCATAGTAGATGAAATGAGGGTGATTGAAGCCAATCCTTCTAGATCTGATTGCTTTTCTGTTGCTAAGAAAATAGTTAGACAGTATCCCAAGAGCTTTGCCGATGTCTTGAAAGATGGCACTAAAATTGGAAGTGGATATGCTTCCCTTGTCAATCAGATTAAATCCAGGGTTGAACACCTGAATAGGGACAATGTTACAGCAAGACGCCGGAGAGGAAAAACACTGCCAAGCTCATCCACCACCAAGAGCACCAAAGGACCATCAGATCAATATGGGTGTATCAGTTGGCAGCCTGAGTGTCCTACTGGGGAAACTGAAGACAGCcttaaggggaaaaaagaacaaaTGCAAGAGATGTTTTCAAGAGAAGGTccagtggggggagagagaggatgtgtcgACCAGCTAATGCATGTTACATACTACCTGCAACGTAAGTCTATCAACGCAAGTCCACCTCACACAATTGCTGAGCTTAGAAAAGATTGGCCATATCTCTTCACTCAGAAAGGCCTCTACAGTCACTTTCAGCATCTTACAGACATACCCATCCTGGAAAAAATGGAGGGAGCAATTGCAGAAAAGGGAAAGATGATCCTCCAGTTTTATCGCCAAAAGCCAACAAACTCGGAGGTGAAGCAGGTCCTGTCCATGTTTGAGGCCAGTGGGTCTACCATAGTTGGACCTTGTGTTATCCTGTGCTTAATGGCACACTTCAAAGAGAACCCAGATGGACtactgttacaagttgat GAAACAGCCACTCCTGCAGACGTGGAGAGATTGCCTTTACCAGATGCTCCCAGATTAGTTATTCAAG GGAACAAATTTGTTTCCAACAAATGGATGCTAACCATCGAAAAACAAGTGGTGATGACTCCACATTCAAGCTTCACTGCAGGCCTGGCCACTTTGTTTGCAACCTTATATACCTTCAATTTGGAGTACCAAGAGGAGGCTTCATGTGTCCTTGAATTCATCCAAAG GTGCTTTGTGGGAATCAACCCAGACACCGGCTCCAAGGCTTCAAGTGGAAAGAAAAAACGTCACACAATCAATGTAAAAGTCTGCACTCTTTTACGCAAGCTCATGGACTTTGACTGGCTTGGTTTTTAG
- the LOC121719465 gene encoding uncharacterized protein LOC121719465 isoform X2 produces the protein MTQEIKEAILQVLPTLAEDTLSLLLTRLNSIGVDRKSDLQYVKEEDLSEHLRPIESRKLLNKWSTDGQLRCAENLQSDNSQSDSTRSPCRLDSSSSSFSSSPTSTNSSTSTVDIDSWPDCFKVPWGKMPHAISMAVHSQKRPAPRDRREMVRIIVDEMRVIEANPSRSDCFSVAKKIVRQYPKSFADVLKDGTKIGSGYASLVNQIKSRVEHLNRDNVTARRRRGKTLPSSSTTKSTKGPSDQYGCISWQPECPTGETEDSLKGKKEQMQEMFSREGPVGGERGCVDQLMHVTYYLQHIPILEKMEGAIAEKGKMILQFYRQKPTNSEVKQVLSMFEASGSTIVGPCVILCLMAHFKENPDGLLLQVDETATPADVERLPLPDAPRLVIQGNKFVSNKWMLTIEKQVVMTPHSSFTAGLATLFATLYTFNLEYQEEASCVLEFIQRCFVGINPDTGSKASSGKKKRHTINVKVCTLLRKLMDFDWLGF, from the exons ATGACTCAAGAAATAAAGGAGGCAATCCTGCAGGTATTACCTACATTAGCAGAGGATACCCTGTCTTTGCTGCTGACCAGACTTAACAGCATTGGCGTGGACCGCAAGTCGGATTTGCAATATGTGAAGGAGGAGGATCTGTCAGAACATCTTCGACCTATAGAATCGCGAAAACTGCTAAACAAATGGAGCACCGATG ggcagctgaggtgtgctGAAAATTTACAAAGTGACAATTCACAATCAGACTCCACACGTAGTCCATGCAGACTGGattcatcctcctcatccttctcATCCAGCCCAACCAGCACAAATAGCAGCACCAGCACAGTCGACATAGACTCTTGGCCAGACTGTTTTAAAGTTCCTTGGGGCAAAATGCCTCATGCCATATCAATGGCTGTGCATTCACAAAAGCGCCCAGCTCCAAGAGACCGAAGAGAAATGGTCCGGATCATAGTAGATGAAATGAGGGTGATTGAAGCCAATCCTTCTAGATCTGATTGCTTTTCTGTTGCTAAGAAAATAGTTAGACAGTATCCCAAGAGCTTTGCCGATGTCTTGAAAGATGGCACTAAAATTGGAAGTGGATATGCTTCCCTTGTCAATCAGATTAAATCCAGGGTTGAACACCTGAATAGGGACAATGTTACAGCAAGACGCCGGAGAGGAAAAACACTGCCAAGCTCATCCACCACCAAGAGCACCAAAGGACCATCAGATCAATATGGGTGTATCAGTTGGCAGCCTGAGTGTCCTACTGGGGAAACTGAAGACAGCcttaaggggaaaaaagaacaaaTGCAAGAGATGTTTTCAAGAGAAGGTccagtggggggagagagaggatgtgtcgACCAGCTAATGCATGTTACATACTACCTGCAAC ACATACCCATCCTGGAAAAAATGGAGGGAGCAATTGCAGAAAAGGGAAAGATGATCCTCCAGTTTTATCGCCAAAAGCCAACAAACTCGGAGGTGAAGCAGGTCCTGTCCATGTTTGAGGCCAGTGGGTCTACCATAGTTGGACCTTGTGTTATCCTGTGCTTAATGGCACACTTCAAAGAGAACCCAGATGGACtactgttacaagttgat GAAACAGCCACTCCTGCAGACGTGGAGAGATTGCCTTTACCAGATGCTCCCAGATTAGTTATTCAAG GGAACAAATTTGTTTCCAACAAATGGATGCTAACCATCGAAAAACAAGTGGTGATGACTCCACATTCAAGCTTCACTGCAGGCCTGGCCACTTTGTTTGCAACCTTATATACCTTCAATTTGGAGTACCAAGAGGAGGCTTCATGTGTCCTTGAATTCATCCAAAG GTGCTTTGTGGGAATCAACCCAGACACCGGCTCCAAGGCTTCAAGTGGAAAGAAAAAACGTCACACAATCAATGTAAAAGTCTGCACTCTTTTACGCAAGCTCATGGACTTTGACTGGCTTGGTTTTTAG